One window of Thermocoleostomius sinensis A174 genomic DNA carries:
- a CDS encoding M23 family metallopeptidase encodes MRVSTAVFYTLAALIAKDLTSQTLATASAIESTVSPLAEATAAEDIVAETTLVEPIAPVESIPVEPTWVSHVAPVQAETAVALAPMPQVIIPEALTPPTDASSATATPNSTPIAPNVSPSPTPTTTAAAPQTTEQNNKHNTEQTSATSPLFEQIVNEAELLRKFQQPNAGQTFRPSSPIDPLTNAEIKRFQQAAADNQTADNQAKDPTTSTTATGDDAEKPNAELVSPTLVEDAEAAFGNNNQPVTSPQNAAQCTATQSTTPTPNTACETADTVTNQMLNAPDTVVVDNSGFSYSMQPIQPNGNARNYYNLSTRPSAMLGNGNVSLLFPLSIPAAITSAFGWRVHPVLGTVRFHSGTDIGAPQGTPVLAAFDGEVEIADFLGGYGLTVVLNHNNATEKTLYAHLSELFVQPGTTVKQGEVIGRVGSTGLSTGPHLHFEFRKLTQEGWIVVDAGPTLEYALARLLQSPQTAHAGTKPTLLPVFQYSGKFLNEIQITAQTPIAPSDQTPANHPANQSHPANSISSVNPIS; translated from the coding sequence ATGCGTGTCTCCACTGCTGTTTTTTATACGCTCGCGGCTTTAATTGCCAAAGACTTGACCAGTCAAACTCTTGCAACTGCCAGTGCGATCGAATCGACGGTTTCCCCATTAGCCGAAGCAACTGCTGCCGAAGATATCGTTGCAGAAACAACATTAGTTGAGCCGATCGCACCCGTCGAGTCGATTCCCGTTGAACCTACCTGGGTCAGTCATGTTGCCCCTGTTCAAGCTGAAACCGCTGTGGCGCTGGCTCCCATGCCACAGGTGATCATTCCTGAAGCGCTAACGCCTCCAACAGACGCCAGTTCTGCTACAGCTACGCCAAATTCTACTCCGATCGCGCCCAATGTTTCCCCGTCTCCTACGCCCACAACCACGGCTGCTGCACCCCAAACCACCGAGCAGAATAACAAGCACAATACGGAGCAGACGTCAGCAACATCTCCATTGTTTGAACAAATAGTGAACGAAGCAGAACTACTCAGGAAATTTCAGCAGCCCAATGCTGGTCAAACGTTTAGACCTAGTAGTCCCATTGATCCCTTAACCAATGCTGAAATCAAACGGTTTCAACAAGCGGCCGCAGATAATCAAACCGCAGATAATCAAGCGAAAGATCCGACAACCTCCACAACGGCTACTGGTGATGATGCCGAAAAGCCTAATGCAGAGCTAGTTTCTCCCACTCTGGTCGAGGATGCAGAAGCCGCATTTGGTAACAACAATCAGCCTGTGACTTCACCACAGAATGCTGCCCAATGTACAGCGACACAGTCCACTACTCCTACCCCTAATACAGCTTGTGAAACGGCTGACACCGTGACTAACCAAATGCTCAACGCACCGGACACAGTCGTCGTTGATAACAGCGGATTTAGCTATAGCATGCAGCCTATTCAACCCAACGGCAATGCTCGCAATTATTACAACTTATCCACTCGTCCTTCTGCAATGTTAGGGAACGGCAATGTGAGTTTGTTGTTTCCCCTTTCAATTCCAGCCGCTATCACCTCGGCCTTCGGTTGGCGGGTTCATCCTGTACTGGGCACAGTTCGATTTCACTCTGGAACTGATATTGGCGCCCCTCAAGGCACACCAGTGTTAGCCGCTTTTGATGGAGAGGTGGAAATTGCTGATTTTCTGGGCGGATATGGTTTAACGGTGGTATTGAATCACAATAATGCCACCGAAAAGACCTTGTATGCGCATCTCTCTGAACTTTTTGTGCAACCTGGCACGACTGTCAAGCAAGGAGAGGTGATTGGACGAGTAGGCAGTACGGGGCTATCCACTGGGCCTCACTTGCACTTTGAGTTTCGCAAACTGACCCAGGAAGGCTGGATCGTCGTAGACGCTGGCCCGACCCTAGAGTATGCCTTGGCTCGGCTGCTACAATCTCCGCAAACGGCACACGCTGGCACTAAGCCAACTCTGCTGCCAGTCTTTCAATATTCAGGCAAGTTTCTCAACGAGATTCAGATAACTGCACAAACGCCGATCGCACCGAGCGATCAAACTCCGGCAAATCATCCGGCAAATCAAAGTCATCCAGCAAATTCAATATCTTCAGTTAATCCAATTAGTTAG
- a CDS encoding DUF5357 family protein, translating to MKGFFNFLKKLFFIDLLATWLSSLSKRGNEQIKSIQSIRWFSWQVALSLSLLGWLVQFLIRSPMLRQFVTLYAWFFLIIGVDWFFLDDKDDKKKPQVPGLKLKINIGPWITGALICLALLSNRLFIRDIPTALVSWPIISVGVAWLPRILNPGLEPLLRVPKDAEVRQDLVILTLLGFLFSCWFQFHFLLQNLLARYPTVRGDDFSNSAFVVRVGPDLDFDDSPDSRGIDLLDTTEELIRQDLNGRSWIDVQRRLRDIPADIARFEAEAIETVYEDAPRAQESLFWRLNASFRDAIPGEVPPDDVLELQAVWSGPSSRPEGYILNKVCYIQRSPLAVAPNAPVGSGSAYVMNCNPVTSPFRRRDPQRNPDDIIE from the coding sequence GTGAAAGGTTTCTTCAATTTTCTCAAAAAACTTTTTTTCATCGACCTGCTGGCTACCTGGCTATCTAGCCTTTCTAAACGTGGCAACGAGCAAATTAAGAGTATTCAATCGATTCGCTGGTTCTCATGGCAGGTCGCTTTATCCCTTAGTTTGCTGGGCTGGCTGGTGCAGTTCTTGATTCGATCGCCCATGCTGCGCCAATTCGTGACACTATATGCTTGGTTTTTTCTAATCATTGGTGTAGATTGGTTCTTCCTAGACGACAAAGATGACAAGAAAAAACCACAAGTTCCAGGTTTAAAGCTAAAAATCAACATTGGTCCTTGGATTACCGGTGCCTTGATCTGTCTGGCGCTGCTTAGCAATCGTTTATTCATCCGCGATATTCCAACGGCTTTAGTCAGTTGGCCGATTATTTCGGTGGGTGTGGCCTGGTTGCCGCGCATCCTCAATCCTGGGCTAGAACCACTACTGCGAGTTCCCAAAGACGCTGAAGTTCGGCAAGATCTGGTGATTTTAACGCTCTTGGGGTTTCTGTTTAGCTGTTGGTTTCAGTTTCATTTCTTGCTGCAAAACCTGCTGGCGCGCTATCCAACAGTGCGAGGCGATGACTTCAGCAACAGTGCCTTCGTTGTCCGCGTTGGTCCCGATCTCGATTTTGATGATTCGCCCGACTCTCGTGGCATCGACTTACTAGACACTACCGAAGAACTGATTCGACAGGATCTCAACGGTCGATCGTGGATTGATGTACAGCGACGGTTACGCGATATTCCAGCCGATATTGCACGGTTTGAAGCTGAAGCGATCGAGACCGTCTATGAAGATGCTCCCCGAGCACAAGAAAGTTTGTTTTGGCGACTGAATGCCTCCTTCAGAGACGCCATACCCGGAGAGGTGCCCCCCGATGATGTGCTGGAATTGCAAGCTGTGTGGAGTGGCCCTAGCTCTCGTCCTGAAGGCTATATTTTGAATAAAGTTTGCTATATCCAGCGATCGCCCCTCGCCGTTGCTCCTAACGCCCCCGTTGGCTCCGGCTCTGCTTACGTGATGAACTGTAACCCCGTCACCTCTCCCTTCAGGCGGCGTGACCCTCAACGCAACCCCGATGACATTATTGAGTAG
- a CDS encoding glycosyltransferase family 2 protein produces the protein MFFSIVIPTYNRQPILEKCLQALEAQQFRANEGITGYEVVVVDDGSTDETVDWLNSHHAEFPHVRLFQQDHQGPAAARNLGVAQARGDTIVFIDSDLVVTPSFLQAHAHALQQGQAQLGHDRIFTYGSVINTCNFADPTSEPFKLTDFSAAYFATGNVAIARHWLEQAGLFDTRFQLYGWEDLELGVRLKQLGLKLIRCPEAVGYHWHPPFNLAQIPRLIDKEIQRGRMGVLFYQKHPTWEVRMMIQMTWLHRLLWGVLSAGGRLNERTMAPLLQWLIDRGKPQLALEIARIFLNWYNVQGVYAAQADLRRSN, from the coding sequence GTGTTTTTCAGCATTGTCATTCCTACTTATAATCGCCAACCCATTCTAGAGAAATGCTTGCAGGCGTTAGAAGCTCAGCAGTTTCGTGCCAATGAGGGCATTACAGGCTACGAAGTAGTGGTAGTAGACGATGGCTCAACTGACGAAACGGTCGATTGGCTAAACTCACATCACGCTGAATTCCCCCATGTACGCCTATTTCAGCAAGATCATCAAGGTCCGGCAGCGGCTCGTAATCTGGGTGTAGCGCAAGCCCGGGGGGATACGATCGTGTTCATCGATAGCGATCTCGTGGTCACACCCAGTTTTTTGCAAGCCCACGCCCACGCTCTCCAACAAGGACAAGCACAACTAGGGCACGATCGTATCTTCACCTATGGCAGTGTCATCAACACCTGCAACTTTGCCGACCCCACCTCAGAACCGTTCAAGCTGACCGACTTTTCGGCTGCCTATTTTGCCACGGGCAATGTGGCGATCGCTCGGCATTGGCTAGAACAAGCCGGATTGTTCGATACACGCTTTCAACTTTACGGCTGGGAAGATCTGGAATTGGGGGTTCGCCTCAAACAACTAGGGCTGAAGCTGATTAGATGCCCAGAGGCAGTGGGCTATCACTGGCATCCTCCCTTTAACTTGGCGCAAATTCCTCGATTGATTGACAAAGAAATTCAGCGGGGGCGCATGGGCGTATTGTTCTATCAAAAACATCCTACTTGGGAAGTGCGGATGATGATCCAAATGACCTGGCTGCATCGGTTGCTGTGGGGTGTGCTTTCGGCCGGCGGCCGGCTGAACGAACGCACGATGGCTCCATTGCTGCAATGGTTGATCGATCGCGGCAAACCACAACTCGCCCTAGAAATTGCCCGGATTTTTCTCAACTGGTACAACGTGCAAGGGGTCTATGCGGCCCAAGCAGACCTACGGCGATCGAATTAA
- the gatC gene encoding Asp-tRNA(Asn)/Glu-tRNA(Gln) amidotransferase subunit GatC, whose translation MIDREQVRKVAHLARLELTPDEEEMFTTQLSSILEYFEQLSELDTTDVPPTARAIDVSNVTRADALHPYADRESILASAPERETTMAGDFFKVPQIMGSDE comes from the coding sequence ATGATCGATCGCGAACAAGTTCGAAAAGTGGCGCATTTGGCCCGATTGGAACTCACTCCTGACGAAGAGGAGATGTTTACTACTCAACTCAGCAGCATTCTGGAATATTTTGAACAACTGAGCGAATTAGACACCACCGACGTGCCGCCGACAGCCCGCGCTATTGATGTTAGCAATGTCACTCGGGCTGACGCACTGCACCCCTATGCCGATCGCGAGTCGATTTTAGCAAGCGCCCCAGAGCGCGAAACCACAATGGCGGGCGATTTTTTCAAAGTGCCTCAAATTATGGGGAGTGACGAATAA
- a CDS encoding cob(I)yrinic acid a,c-diamide adenosyltransferase → MTRTGVGIRTAQARAERLIGQIHVYDGAGKGKSQAALGVVLRSIGLGIHTGCQTRVLLLRFLKGPGRTYDEDAAIEALRRGFPHLIDQVRTGRAEFFGPDEITRFDRIEAQRGWDVAKGAIASGLYSVVVLDELNPVLDLGLLPVDEVVQTLKHKPDELEIIATGRGAPQSLLEIADLHSEMKPQHHPHAVAHGLEGIEIYTGDGKGKSTSALGKTLQAIGKGISQDKSHRVLILQWLKGGSGYTEDAAIAALRQSYPNLVDHQRCGRDAIVWRGQQQELDYVEAERGWEIARAAIASGMYKTIMLDELNPTVDLELLPQEPIIQALLRKPRDTEILITGRCKHPPAYFDLASTHSEVYCHKHYAEKGIHLKRGVDF, encoded by the coding sequence ATGACAAGAACTGGTGTTGGGATTCGGACTGCTCAAGCCCGCGCAGAGCGATTGATTGGTCAAATTCATGTCTATGATGGAGCCGGAAAAGGAAAGTCACAAGCGGCGTTGGGGGTGGTGTTGCGATCGATCGGTTTGGGCATTCATACTGGCTGCCAAACGCGGGTGTTATTGTTACGTTTTTTGAAGGGTCCAGGTCGCACTTATGATGAAGACGCAGCGATCGAAGCATTGCGGCGGGGTTTTCCGCACTTAATCGATCAGGTTCGCACCGGGCGTGCCGAGTTTTTTGGACCTGATGAAATCACTCGCTTTGACCGCATTGAAGCCCAGCGGGGTTGGGATGTGGCTAAGGGAGCAATCGCCTCTGGGTTGTACTCGGTGGTGGTGCTAGATGAATTGAATCCAGTGTTAGATTTAGGTTTACTACCTGTCGATGAAGTAGTGCAAACGCTGAAACACAAGCCCGATGAACTAGAAATTATTGCCACTGGACGGGGCGCACCACAGTCGCTCCTAGAAATTGCAGATTTGCATTCTGAGATGAAGCCACAGCACCACCCCCACGCCGTGGCTCATGGATTAGAGGGAATTGAAATCTATACCGGAGATGGCAAAGGTAAATCAACCAGCGCCTTAGGTAAAACCCTGCAAGCGATCGGTAAGGGCATTAGCCAGGATAAATCCCATCGGGTGTTAATTCTACAGTGGCTTAAGGGTGGTTCGGGTTACACCGAAGATGCAGCCATTGCAGCATTACGACAAAGCTACCCCAATTTGGTTGATCACCAGCGCTGTGGTCGAGATGCGATTGTCTGGCGGGGGCAACAGCAAGAATTAGATTATGTGGAGGCAGAACGAGGATGGGAGATTGCCCGGGCGGCGATCGCCTCTGGCATGTACAAAACTATCATGCTCGATGAACTCAACCCTACGGTCGATCTAGAGCTTTTGCCACAGGAACCAATCATTCAAGCCCTCTTGCGCAAACCCCGGGATACAGAGATTCTGATTACGGGACGCTGCAAGCATCCGCCTGCTTATTTTGATTTAGCCAGCACCCACTCTGAAGTCTATTGCCATAAACACTATGCCGAGAAAGGCATTCATCTCAAGCGAGGAGTCGATTTCTAG
- a CDS encoding ABC transporter permease, whose protein sequence is MINSTLSTPYPSTTMNLNRTRVIAANVFREVIRDRALYLLVFFATVMVVAVALLPEVAASAEEQMILDVGLAAIGVLGLAVAAFVGTGLVNREIEKRTVYAMIAKPVSRSEFIVGKHWGLTAVLAVLVLAMTAIYIGILTAKQIPVSIASVLLSALFQILELALVAAVALLFGVLTSSLLATMLTIAIYCVGHLSRDLLSIGALTDNAELHQITEVLFLLLPDLSRLNLKNQAVYGMEMLPPPAELLSHAGYGLLYTLLLLTLTVGIFSRRQF, encoded by the coding sequence ATGATCAACTCTACACTCTCGACTCCCTATCCCTCAACCACCATGAACCTCAATCGCACCCGTGTCATTGCTGCCAATGTATTTCGCGAGGTGATTCGCGATCGCGCGTTATATCTACTGGTTTTCTTTGCGACAGTGATGGTAGTGGCAGTCGCGTTGCTGCCGGAAGTGGCGGCCAGTGCAGAAGAGCAAATGATTTTAGATGTGGGTCTGGCGGCGATCGGGGTGCTGGGCTTGGCGGTTGCTGCCTTTGTCGGCACTGGGTTAGTTAACCGAGAAATTGAAAAGCGAACCGTCTATGCGATGATTGCAAAACCTGTTAGCCGCAGTGAATTCATTGTAGGCAAACATTGGGGCCTCACCGCCGTATTGGCTGTGTTAGTACTGGCGATGACAGCCATTTATATAGGCATTTTGACAGCAAAGCAAATTCCAGTTTCGATCGCCAGTGTCCTCTTATCTGCCCTGTTTCAAATCCTGGAACTAGCATTAGTTGCGGCAGTTGCTCTGTTGTTTGGTGTGTTGACCAGTTCACTGTTGGCAACCATGCTAACAATCGCTATCTATTGCGTCGGGCACCTCAGTCGCGACTTATTATCGATCGGTGCTTTGACTGATAACGCTGAATTGCACCAAATCACAGAAGTTCTGTTTCTGCTCTTGCCTGATTTATCACGGTTAAATCTCAAAAACCAGGCAGTTTATGGCATGGAGATGTTGCCACCTCCTGCCGAACTTTTGAGTCATGCTGGCTACGGGCTGCTCTACACCCTCTTGTTGCTGACCTTGACGGTTGGAATTTTCTCGCGTCGGCAGTTTTAG
- the fraC gene encoding filament integrity protein FraC: MVSNVLPLRTVLYQSVFLLIAIAIEATVLYRLLDPPPTPKQSIQYATSINLLCTVVGWLFFFVFYGIATALPSAWTTRFETNLVQFIFFDRWTSETATTLILLSLIMFFASFAIKQSGLIGLRWLLEAGSKKEDKKTAEELAETPIKTNPSPRRVIQDMRYVEPPEKVPSERLSRRAQARAVLSANAWSFSAISALLILRFAFQSTLNLL; this comes from the coding sequence ATGGTTTCCAATGTCTTGCCCCTGCGGACTGTTCTCTACCAAAGCGTGTTTTTGTTGATTGCCATTGCGATCGAAGCCACGGTACTCTATCGCTTGCTCGATCCTCCGCCTACACCGAAGCAGAGCATTCAGTATGCTACTTCCATTAACCTCCTCTGTACTGTTGTGGGTTGGCTATTCTTCTTCGTTTTCTATGGAATTGCAACAGCCTTGCCGTCTGCCTGGACGACTCGGTTTGAAACGAACCTGGTGCAGTTTATTTTCTTTGATCGGTGGACGAGCGAAACAGCCACAACCCTAATTCTGTTAAGTCTGATCATGTTTTTTGCCAGCTTTGCTATTAAACAAAGCGGTCTCATTGGGCTGAGATGGCTGCTAGAAGCAGGGTCTAAAAAAGAAGACAAAAAAACTGCGGAAGAACTTGCCGAAACTCCTATCAAAACCAATCCTTCACCTCGAAGGGTAATTCAAGATATGCGCTATGTCGAACCACCAGAAAAAGTTCCTTCCGAACGATTGTCCAGACGCGCACAGGCAAGGGCTGTCTTGTCGGCTAATGCTTGGAGCTTCAGTGCTATTTCGGCTCTCTTGATTCTGCGCTTTGCATTCCAATCTACTCTGAACTTGCTGTGA
- a CDS encoding 50S ribosomal protein L11 methyltransferase, with amino-acid sequence MTWILSLDATSEAVDWISTLLSTIEYDGEITVTPYQSENQPDRPIAVLQETLEVSKDVSDSQPTWAFTIYLNLSEHASQADIDRIENLLLPLYRTGLATDLRWADTDHHHSPDRLLHHFIDRIGQRFVILAPSSTYQPDSSDIPLILKNSRSFGSGLHPTTRVSLRLLERYVIPDMYGLDLGSGTGILSVAMAKLGARVLALDNDRLAVQATQAAVSLNHVDQTVAVMEGSLGQGSELGHWMGGETGLVSTVEPAGAFDLIIANILPWIHIKLASDFQHALQPTSSHRLLLTAGYTTEYEPEVVEALADVGFQPIDRDQQDEWVGLAFRLMGGGE; translated from the coding sequence ATGACATGGATATTGAGTCTAGATGCAACGTCAGAAGCTGTAGATTGGATCAGCACCTTACTGTCCACGATCGAGTATGACGGAGAGATTACCGTCACGCCCTACCAGAGTGAGAATCAACCCGATCGCCCAATTGCTGTTTTGCAGGAGACGCTAGAAGTCTCAAAAGATGTCTCAGATAGCCAACCAACCTGGGCTTTCACAATCTATTTAAATCTATCTGAGCACGCTAGCCAAGCCGATATCGATCGCATTGAAAATTTGCTGCTGCCGCTATACCGCACCGGACTGGCAACCGATTTACGCTGGGCAGACACTGATCATCACCATAGTCCCGATCGGTTGCTCCATCATTTCATCGATCGCATTGGGCAACGCTTTGTGATCTTGGCTCCAAGCAGTACCTATCAACCAGATTCCAGTGACATCCCCCTGATTCTAAAAAACAGCCGATCGTTTGGTAGCGGACTTCACCCCACCACAAGAGTGAGTTTGCGGTTATTAGAGCGGTACGTTATTCCGGACATGTACGGGCTAGATCTTGGCTCTGGTACAGGCATTTTAAGTGTGGCAATGGCTAAACTGGGGGCGCGAGTATTAGCTCTCGACAACGATCGCTTGGCTGTGCAGGCAACCCAAGCCGCCGTTTCGCTGAATCACGTTGACCAAACCGTAGCTGTCATGGAAGGCAGTTTAGGGCAGGGCAGTGAGTTGGGGCATTGGATGGGCGGAGAGACGGGTCTGGTGTCTACGGTTGAGCCTGCCGGAGCATTCGATCTGATCATCGCCAACATTCTGCCGTGGATTCACATTAAATTAGCCTCTGACTTTCAACACGCCTTACAACCAACCAGTTCCCACCGACTGTTGCTGACTGCCGGATACACCACTGAATATGAACCAGAAGTTGTAGAGGCTCTGGCTGATGTAGGATTTCAGCCGATCGATCGGGATCAGCAAGACGAATGGGTAGGGCTAGCATTTCGACTCATGGGTGGTGGGGAATAG
- a CDS encoding valine--tRNA ligase, protein MTATIPTLASQYDPSLTEAKWQRYWEAHQVFKADPDRGGEPYCVVIPPPNVTGSLHMGHAFEHSLIDAFVRYHRMKGLNTLWLPGTDHASIAVSTILDRELQSQGKKRQDVGREAYLSRAWQWKEESGGTIVGQLRRLGLSVDWTRERFTMDEGLSKAVIHSFIQLYNEGLIYRGNYLVNWCPASQSAVSDLEVETKEVDGSLWHFRYPLTDGSGFVEVATTRPETMLGDTAVAVNPKDDRYQHLIGKTVTLPIVDRTIPIIADEYVDASFGTGCVKVTPAHDPNDFEMGKRHDLPFITIMNKDGTMNEQAGPFQGQDRFEARRNVVKRLEEEGLVAKIEPYKHSVPYSDRGKVPVEPLLSTQWFVKIRPLADRALDFLDNRAEPLFVPERWTKVYRDWLVNLRDWCISRQLWWGHQIPAWYAISETNGEVTDNTPFIVAANETEAWAKARSQFGETVQLQQDPDVLDTWYSSGLWPFSTMGWPEQTRDLEFYYPTTMLVTGFDIIFFWVARMTMMAGHFTGQMPFKSVYIHGLVRDENNKKMSKSANNGIDPLLLINKYGTDALRYTLVKEVVGAGQDIRLEYNRKTEESASVEASRNFTNKLWNASRFVMMNLDGQTPEQLGSPERDALELADRWILSRYHQVVKQTRDNIDHYGLGEAAKGLYEFIWGDFCDWYIELAKSRLQSSGSPSRRVAQQTLAFVLEGTLRLLHPFMPHITEEVWHTLTQKDEASPECLAIQSYPEADESLIDPSLEQDFELLIGTIRTIRNLRAEADIKTGAKIKASLQTENDRERQILTAGQSYIQDLAKVEHLTISVPETPPASMTVTGPVPESVVMTPATMESLEAYPVSATASMQSSTYTKAGITLALLFGILVIAKILLAIVGTVNHLLLIPSLFKLIGVGYTLWFVRRHLLFATDRQQLSQTLGQLQHQIRQRQALAASSSTSLLPPTTRTATEAIGFAPSDTPNPSNQREQQIVGVVGTVQVAIPLAGVVDVEALRSKLQRDLAKVEAEVQALSQRLSNSKFVDKAPADVVQGARDALAEAETQSEILRAKLATL, encoded by the coding sequence ATGACGGCAACCATCCCCACCCTCGCAAGTCAATACGACCCTTCACTGACCGAAGCTAAATGGCAACGCTACTGGGAAGCCCATCAGGTATTCAAGGCCGATCCCGATCGCGGTGGCGAACCCTATTGCGTCGTGATTCCACCGCCCAACGTCACGGGTAGCTTGCACATGGGGCACGCTTTCGAGCATTCGCTGATAGATGCCTTTGTCCGCTACCACCGGATGAAAGGACTCAACACGCTGTGGTTACCAGGTACCGATCACGCTAGCATTGCCGTTAGTACTATCTTAGATCGAGAACTTCAGTCTCAGGGGAAGAAGCGTCAGGATGTGGGGCGCGAGGCCTACTTATCTCGCGCTTGGCAGTGGAAGGAAGAATCAGGCGGAACGATTGTTGGACAGTTGCGGCGGCTGGGGTTATCGGTGGACTGGACTCGTGAACGGTTCACGATGGATGAAGGCTTGTCTAAGGCGGTAATCCATTCCTTCATTCAGCTTTACAACGAAGGCTTAATCTATCGGGGCAACTACCTGGTCAACTGGTGTCCGGCTAGTCAGTCGGCAGTGTCAGACTTGGAGGTGGAAACCAAAGAAGTAGATGGGAGCTTGTGGCATTTTCGTTATCCGCTGACTGATGGTTCTGGGTTTGTGGAGGTGGCAACAACGCGCCCGGAGACGATGCTGGGTGATACGGCTGTGGCGGTGAACCCCAAGGACGATCGCTATCAACATTTGATCGGCAAAACGGTGACTCTGCCAATCGTCGATCGCACTATTCCTATCATTGCTGACGAATATGTAGATGCAAGCTTTGGTACGGGTTGCGTTAAGGTGACCCCGGCTCACGACCCCAATGATTTTGAGATGGGCAAGCGCCACGATCTGCCGTTCATCACCATCATGAACAAAGACGGCACAATGAACGAACAGGCAGGGCCATTCCAGGGGCAAGATCGGTTTGAGGCACGGCGCAATGTGGTCAAGCGTCTGGAAGAGGAAGGACTTGTCGCCAAAATTGAACCCTACAAACATTCGGTTCCCTACAGCGATCGGGGCAAAGTTCCGGTAGAGCCGCTGCTGTCTACCCAGTGGTTTGTTAAAATTCGTCCGCTGGCCGATCGGGCCCTGGATTTTCTCGACAACAGAGCGGAGCCGTTGTTTGTGCCGGAACGCTGGACGAAGGTGTACCGCGATTGGCTGGTGAATCTGCGCGATTGGTGCATTTCTCGCCAGCTTTGGTGGGGGCATCAAATTCCAGCTTGGTATGCCATCAGTGAAACAAATGGTGAGGTCACTGATAATACCCCATTTATTGTGGCTGCCAATGAAACCGAAGCCTGGGCAAAAGCTCGATCGCAATTTGGGGAAACCGTGCAGCTTCAGCAAGACCCGGATGTATTGGACACTTGGTACTCGTCGGGGCTGTGGCCGTTCTCGACGATGGGCTGGCCCGAACAAACCCGCGATCTGGAGTTTTACTACCCCACGACCATGCTAGTGACGGGGTTTGACATTATCTTTTTCTGGGTGGCGCGCATGACAATGATGGCGGGCCACTTCACTGGACAGATGCCGTTCAAATCGGTATATATTCACGGTCTGGTGCGGGATGAAAACAATAAGAAAATGTCGAAATCGGCCAATAACGGCATTGATCCGCTGCTGCTCATCAACAAATATGGCACAGATGCGCTGCGCTATACGCTGGTGAAAGAAGTGGTGGGGGCGGGGCAAGATATTCGCCTAGAGTACAACCGTAAAACCGAGGAGTCTGCCTCGGTGGAAGCGTCGCGCAACTTCACCAATAAGCTGTGGAATGCCTCTCGCTTCGTGATGATGAACCTGGATGGGCAAACTCCAGAACAGCTAGGAAGTCCCGAACGTGATGCGTTGGAACTGGCCGATCGCTGGATCTTGTCGCGCTATCATCAAGTGGTCAAACAAACTCGTGACAATATCGATCATTACGGGTTGGGCGAAGCGGCGAAGGGGCTGTATGAGTTTATCTGGGGTGATTTTTGCGACTGGTACATTGAACTGGCAAAATCGCGCCTGCAATCGTCTGGTTCTCCTTCACGGCGAGTGGCACAGCAAACGCTGGCTTTTGTGTTAGAGGGAACGCTGCGGTTACTGCACCCGTTCATGCCGCACATCACCGAAGAAGTATGGCACACGCTGACTCAGAAAGATGAAGCAAGTCCGGAGTGCTTGGCTATACAATCCTATCCTGAAGCCGATGAGAGCCTGATCGATCCCTCTCTAGAGCAAGACTTCGAGTTGTTGATTGGCACTATTCGCACCATTCGCAATTTGCGAGCCGAAGCGGATATTAAAACTGGAGCTAAAATCAAGGCCTCGTTGCAAACCGAGAACGATCGTGAGCGTCAGATTCTTACGGCTGGACAATCGTATATTCAAGACCTGGCCAAAGTTGAACATTTGACTATCAGCGTGCCTGAAACCCCGCCCGCCTCTATGACTGTCACTGGTCCTGTCCCTGAATCGGTGGTCATGACTCCTGCAACAATGGAGTCCCTGGAGGCGTACCCAGTGTCTGCAACGGCCTCTATGCAATCCAGCACTTACACCAAAGCTGGGATAACGCTGGCCCTGCTGTTCGGGATCTTGGTCATCGCCAAAATTCTGCTTGCGATCGTTGGTACCGTTAATCACCTGCTGTTGATCCCGTCCCTATTTAAACTGATTGGCGTTGGCTATACGCTCTGGTTTGTCCGCCGTCACCTGTTGTTTGCCACCGATCGTCAACAGTTGAGCCAAACCCTGGGGCAATTACAGCACCAAATCCGGCAACGTCAAGCGCTAGCCGCTTCATCTTCAACCTCTTTGTTGCCGCCTACTACTCGGACAGCGACAGAGGCGATCGGGTTTGCTCCCTCTGATACTCCCAATCCATCCAATCAGCGTGAACAACAAATCGTAGGTGTGGTTGGTACGGTACAAGTGGCAATTCCGCTAGCGGGAGTTGTCGATGTGGAGGCACTTCGATCTAAACTACAGAGAGATTTAGCTAAAGTAGAAGCAGAGGTTCAAGCGCTTTCTCAACGACTCAGCAACTCCAAGTTTGTCGATAAAGCGCCAGCCGATGTAGTTCAGGGTGCAAGGGATGCCTTGGCGGAAGCCGAAACACAATCAGAAATTTTGAGAGCGAAGTTAGCCACACTATAG